The following proteins are encoded in a genomic region of Monomorium pharaonis isolate MP-MQ-018 unplaced genomic scaffold, ASM1337386v2 scaffold_38, whole genome shotgun sequence:
- the LOC105834504 gene encoding uncharacterized protein LOC105834504 isoform X3 → MLSSKANAALARLKEIEEKYKLKRKEQKWKEDADSSISSVSIVSLENFLTKSKESPTKVAKPKLDIKMPDTRFEGDTEESKLSSGSEKTTPSKTSVNSAKDATDVDLDAAIPLDDKSSRSVGKQESLISGTMTILETSLVESVLDDSMTPSKLLSYSKTLQRNSFTISDRSSGHEDRRKMAMRSAGSRESGKSSEISRGKAQSDNSSIAEQLRFSRKSNEKISRMHLDQKKCDQIEDKATMEKLKEEDSKIRDHSNDMGSSRDDSIVEESIDTMENGSEIISELSHAEKNSTAKIEDYKGSKDLTHENISIIISNSSKGLMTENGYVNDTFEDISSSTIRSQWEEMINEKNEVVDGVKSRVKKINISEYGSYQDNAKKHRDGSIIALNVTPKLSLIKIDSGSSNYVSESIITNLNDVTVHSMKLCQSFDSRNQKRHYQHRKALFRNENVSNVVNFNKNTSDSSESSTDDVTKMNEKKKSSGMTTVRQESGRNEYGGASNRARERAVIDVTELPVANDKNWIESDVEYILRKSHKNLAKKHTNSKTATEVSESSYDNKTVFELHNALKTRKVTRREENESCRCSKEKNKVSNYNCHKHNTKRKKKGVRTTNSKSIETRNGKESCKEDKALNFNGKQTRGLQKRIVELRLQEEREDLQKYLHKLKDLRLESGSTRSYFKPLEFPKLAEFTQPDLNNLESKPNDQYRERVLAIRRWLKDQYVLYRDYCTMAQAINAHYVPTTLDDAKKVGSFLFCSMSFVIIYKNITKQLC, encoded by the exons atGCTCTCCTCAAAAGCTAATGCGGCGCTGGCACGTCTGAAGGAGATCGAGGAAAAATACAAGCTAAAGCGCAAGGAGCAGAAATGGAAAGAG gACGCAGACAGCTCAATAAGCAGCGTCTCGATAGTTTCCTTAGAGAATTTCTTGACAAAATCGAAGGAATCGCCGACGAAAGTTGCAAAACCCAAgcttgatataaaaatgcCGGACACTCGATTTGAGGGAGACACAGAGGAATCGAAACTTTCGTCGGGGAGTGAGAAAACGACGCCGAGCAAAACGAGTGTAAATTCTGCCAAAGATGCCACAGATGTCGACCTTGATGCCGCGATTCCATTAGATGATAAATCATCGCGTTCTGTAGGAAAGCAAGAAAGTCTTATCTCGGGCACAATGACGATTCTGGAGACCAGTTTGGTTGAAAGCGTGCTCGATGACTCGATGACTCCATCAAAATTACTCTCGTACTCGAAAACGTTGCAGCGAAACTCTTTCACGATCAGCGACAGATCTTCCGGCCACGAAGACAGAAGAAAAATGGCCATGAGGTCCGCAGGAAGTAGAGAATCCGGCAAATCATCTGAAATCTCAAGGGGGAAAGCGCAATCTGACAATTCATCAATCGCGGAACAATTGAGATTTTCCAGAAAATCGAACGAGAAGATTTCCAGAATGCATCTCGACCAGAAAAAATGCGACCAGATTGAGGATAAAGCGACCATGGAAAAGTTGAAAGAGGAGGATTCTAAAATTCGAGACCACTCGAATGATATGGGATCTTCGCGCGACGATAGCATTGTCGAGGAGTCGATCGACACGATGGAGAATGGCAGTGAAATTATTTCGGAACTTTCCCACGCCGAGAAAAACTCTACAGCTAAAATTGAAGATTACAAAGGCTCTAAAGATCTAACACATGAAAACATttccataataatttcaaacagCTCGAAAGGTCTAATGACTGAAAATGGGTATGTAAACGACACCTTCGAGGATATTTCCAGCTCAACAATTCGATCGCAGTGGGAGGAAatgattaatgaaaaaaatgaagtgGTTGATGGAGTGAAGTCTAGGGtgaagaaaatcaatatttcagAATATGGGTCTTATCAGGACAATGCTAAGAAACACag AGACGGATCAATTATCGCACTTAATGTGACGCCAAAACTAAGTTTAATCAAGATTGATTCAGGATCATCGAACTACGTCAGTGAAAGCATCATCACGAATCTAAATGACGTGACTGTACATTCGATGAAATTGTGCCAATCTTTCGACTCAAGGAACCAAAAAAGACATTATCAGCATCGAAAGGCATTGTTTCGAAACGAGAATGTTTCAAACG TCGTAAATTTCAATAAGAACACATCGGATTCTTCGGAGTCGTCGACCGACGACGTGACGAAGatgaatgagaaaaaaaaatcttcagGGATGACTACTGTCCGGCAAGAAAGCGGCCGGAATGAGTACGGGGGAGCATCGAACAGAGCGAGAGAACGTGCAGTGATAGATGTTACCGAATTGCCGGTAGCGAATGACAAGAACTGGATTGAGTCG GACGTCGAATATATACTGAGAAAATCGCACAAAAACCTGGCCAAGAAACACACAAACTCGAAAACCGCGACGGAAGTGTCGGAAAGCTCCTACGATAATAAAACCGTGTTCGAACTCCACAATGCACTGAAAACAAGAAAAGTGACGAGAAGAGAAGAAAACGAAAGTTGCCGTTgttcgaaagaaaaaaacaaagtg tctaattataattgtcaTAAACATAATactaagaggaagaagaaaggaGTGAGAACAACGAATTCAAAGTCAATCGAAACTCGCAATGGCAAGGAAAGTTGTAAGGAAGACAAAGCTTTGAACTTTAATGGGAAACAAACACGCGGACTTCAAAAGCGGATTGTCGAACTGAGATTGCAAGAAGAACGGGAAGACCTCCAAAAGTATCTACACAAATTGAAGGACTTAAGACTAGAATCGGGCTCTACTCGGAGCTATTTCAAACCTTTGGAATTCCCAAAGCTCGCAGAATTTACGCAGCCTg aCTTAAACAACTTGGAGTCGAAGCCGAACGATCAGTATCGTGAGAGAGTTTTGGCGATTAGGCGTTGGTTGAAAGATCAATATGTCTTGTATCGTGACTACTGTACTATGGCGCAAGCGATCAATGCCCACTACGTTCCCACAACGTTGGACGATGCCAAAAAGGTTGGGAGCTTTCTTTTCTGTTCGATGTCATTTGTCATCATATATAAGAACATTACTAAGCAACTTTGCTAG
- the LOC105834504 gene encoding uncharacterized protein LOC105834504 isoform X2 codes for MLSSKANAALARLKEIEEKYKLKRKEQKWKEDADSSISSVSIVSLENFLTKSKESPTKVAKPKLDIKMPDTRFEGDTEESKLSSGSEKTTPSKTSVNSAKDATDVDLDAAIPLDDKSSRSVGKQESLISGTMTILETSLVESVLDDSMTPSKLLSYSKTLQRNSFTISDRSSGHEDRRKMAMRSAGSRESGKSSEISRGKAQSDNSSIAEQLRFSRKSNEKISRMHLDQKKCDQIEDKATMEKLKEEDSKIRDHSNDMGSSRDDSIVEESIDTMENGSEIISELSHAEKNSTAKIEDYKGSKDLTHENISIIISNSSKGLMTENGYVNDTFEDISSSTIRSQWEEMINEKNEVVDGVKSRVKKINISEYGSYQDNAKKHRDGSIIALNVTPKLSLIKIDSGSSNYVSESIITNLNDVTVHSMKLCQSFDSRNQKRHYQHRKALFRNENVSNVVNFNKNTSDSSESSTDDVTKMNEKKKSSGMTTVRQESGRNEYGGASNRARERAVIDVTELPVANDKNWIESVKSNLSLEDNGKKRQEVSEKSLNQEISQDVEYILRKSHKNLAKKHTNSKTATEVSESSYDNKTVFELHNALKTRKVTRREENESCRCSKEKNKVSNYNCHKHNTKRKKKGVRTTNSKSIETRNGKESCKEDKALNFNGKQTRGLQKRIVELRLQEEREDLQKYLHKLKDLRLESGSTRSYFKPLEFPKLAEFTQPDLNNLESKPNDQYRERVLAIRRWLKDQYVLYRDYCTMAQAINAHYVPTTLDDAKKTIRELRKTTIKTR; via the exons atGCTCTCCTCAAAAGCTAATGCGGCGCTGGCACGTCTGAAGGAGATCGAGGAAAAATACAAGCTAAAGCGCAAGGAGCAGAAATGGAAAGAG gACGCAGACAGCTCAATAAGCAGCGTCTCGATAGTTTCCTTAGAGAATTTCTTGACAAAATCGAAGGAATCGCCGACGAAAGTTGCAAAACCCAAgcttgatataaaaatgcCGGACACTCGATTTGAGGGAGACACAGAGGAATCGAAACTTTCGTCGGGGAGTGAGAAAACGACGCCGAGCAAAACGAGTGTAAATTCTGCCAAAGATGCCACAGATGTCGACCTTGATGCCGCGATTCCATTAGATGATAAATCATCGCGTTCTGTAGGAAAGCAAGAAAGTCTTATCTCGGGCACAATGACGATTCTGGAGACCAGTTTGGTTGAAAGCGTGCTCGATGACTCGATGACTCCATCAAAATTACTCTCGTACTCGAAAACGTTGCAGCGAAACTCTTTCACGATCAGCGACAGATCTTCCGGCCACGAAGACAGAAGAAAAATGGCCATGAGGTCCGCAGGAAGTAGAGAATCCGGCAAATCATCTGAAATCTCAAGGGGGAAAGCGCAATCTGACAATTCATCAATCGCGGAACAATTGAGATTTTCCAGAAAATCGAACGAGAAGATTTCCAGAATGCATCTCGACCAGAAAAAATGCGACCAGATTGAGGATAAAGCGACCATGGAAAAGTTGAAAGAGGAGGATTCTAAAATTCGAGACCACTCGAATGATATGGGATCTTCGCGCGACGATAGCATTGTCGAGGAGTCGATCGACACGATGGAGAATGGCAGTGAAATTATTTCGGAACTTTCCCACGCCGAGAAAAACTCTACAGCTAAAATTGAAGATTACAAAGGCTCTAAAGATCTAACACATGAAAACATttccataataatttcaaacagCTCGAAAGGTCTAATGACTGAAAATGGGTATGTAAACGACACCTTCGAGGATATTTCCAGCTCAACAATTCGATCGCAGTGGGAGGAAatgattaatgaaaaaaatgaagtgGTTGATGGAGTGAAGTCTAGGGtgaagaaaatcaatatttcagAATATGGGTCTTATCAGGACAATGCTAAGAAACACag AGACGGATCAATTATCGCACTTAATGTGACGCCAAAACTAAGTTTAATCAAGATTGATTCAGGATCATCGAACTACGTCAGTGAAAGCATCATCACGAATCTAAATGACGTGACTGTACATTCGATGAAATTGTGCCAATCTTTCGACTCAAGGAACCAAAAAAGACATTATCAGCATCGAAAGGCATTGTTTCGAAACGAGAATGTTTCAAACG TCGTAAATTTCAATAAGAACACATCGGATTCTTCGGAGTCGTCGACCGACGACGTGACGAAGatgaatgagaaaaaaaaatcttcagGGATGACTACTGTCCGGCAAGAAAGCGGCCGGAATGAGTACGGGGGAGCATCGAACAGAGCGAGAGAACGTGCAGTGATAGATGTTACCGAATTGCCGGTAGCGAATGACAAGAACTGGATTGAGTCGGTAAAATCTAATTTGTCGTTAGAGGATAACGGGAAGAAAAGGCAAGAGGTTTCCGAAAAGAGCTTGAATCAAGAAATTTCACAGGACGTCGAATATATACTGAGAAAATCGCACAAAAACCTGGCCAAGAAACACACAAACTCGAAAACCGCGACGGAAGTGTCGGAAAGCTCCTACGATAATAAAACCGTGTTCGAACTCCACAATGCACTGAAAACAAGAAAAGTGACGAGAAGAGAAGAAAACGAAAGTTGCCGTTgttcgaaagaaaaaaacaaagtg tctaattataattgtcaTAAACATAATactaagaggaagaagaaaggaGTGAGAACAACGAATTCAAAGTCAATCGAAACTCGCAATGGCAAGGAAAGTTGTAAGGAAGACAAAGCTTTGAACTTTAATGGGAAACAAACACGCGGACTTCAAAAGCGGATTGTCGAACTGAGATTGCAAGAAGAACGGGAAGACCTCCAAAAGTATCTACACAAATTGAAGGACTTAAGACTAGAATCGGGCTCTACTCGGAGCTATTTCAAACCTTTGGAATTCCCAAAGCTCGCAGAATTTACGCAGCCTg aCTTAAACAACTTGGAGTCGAAGCCGAACGATCAGTATCGTGAGAGAGTTTTGGCGATTAGGCGTTGGTTGAAAGATCAATATGTCTTGTATCGTGACTACTGTACTATGGCGCAAGCGATCAATGCCCACTACGTTCCCACAACGTTGGACGATGCCAAAAAG ACGATACGTGAGCTACGGAAAACGACGATTAAAACTAGGTGA
- the LOC105834504 gene encoding uncharacterized protein LOC105834504 isoform X1 has translation MLSSKANAALARLKEIEEKYKLKRKEQKWKEDADSSISSVSIVSLENFLTKSKESPTKVAKPKLDIKMPDTRFEGDTEESKLSSGSEKTTPSKTSVNSAKDATDVDLDAAIPLDDKSSRSVGKQESLISGTMTILETSLVESVLDDSMTPSKLLSYSKTLQRNSFTISDRSSGHEDRRKMAMRSAGSRESGKSSEISRGKAQSDNSSIAEQLRFSRKSNEKISRMHLDQKKCDQIEDKATMEKLKEEDSKIRDHSNDMGSSRDDSIVEESIDTMENGSEIISELSHAEKNSTAKIEDYKGSKDLTHENISIIISNSSKGLMTENGYVNDTFEDISSSTIRSQWEEMINEKNEVVDGVKSRVKKINISEYGSYQDNAKKHRDGSIIALNVTPKLSLIKIDSGSSNYVSESIITNLNDVTVHSMKLCQSFDSRNQKRHYQHRKALFRNENVSNVVNFNKNTSDSSESSTDDVTKMNEKKKSSGMTTVRQESGRNEYGGASNRARERAVIDVTELPVANDKNWIESVKSNLSLEDNGKKRQEVSEKSLNQEISQDVEYILRKSHKNLAKKHTNSKTATEVSESSYDNKTVFELHNALKTRKVTRREENESCRCSKEKNKVSNYNCHKHNTKRKKKGVRTTNSKSIETRNGKESCKEDKALNFNGKQTRGLQKRIVELRLQEEREDLQKYLHKLKDLRLESGSTRSYFKPLEFPKLAEFTQPDLNNLESKPNDQYRERVLAIRRWLKDQYVLYRDYCTMAQAINAHYVPTTLDDAKKVGSFLFCSMSFVIIYKNITKQLC, from the exons atGCTCTCCTCAAAAGCTAATGCGGCGCTGGCACGTCTGAAGGAGATCGAGGAAAAATACAAGCTAAAGCGCAAGGAGCAGAAATGGAAAGAG gACGCAGACAGCTCAATAAGCAGCGTCTCGATAGTTTCCTTAGAGAATTTCTTGACAAAATCGAAGGAATCGCCGACGAAAGTTGCAAAACCCAAgcttgatataaaaatgcCGGACACTCGATTTGAGGGAGACACAGAGGAATCGAAACTTTCGTCGGGGAGTGAGAAAACGACGCCGAGCAAAACGAGTGTAAATTCTGCCAAAGATGCCACAGATGTCGACCTTGATGCCGCGATTCCATTAGATGATAAATCATCGCGTTCTGTAGGAAAGCAAGAAAGTCTTATCTCGGGCACAATGACGATTCTGGAGACCAGTTTGGTTGAAAGCGTGCTCGATGACTCGATGACTCCATCAAAATTACTCTCGTACTCGAAAACGTTGCAGCGAAACTCTTTCACGATCAGCGACAGATCTTCCGGCCACGAAGACAGAAGAAAAATGGCCATGAGGTCCGCAGGAAGTAGAGAATCCGGCAAATCATCTGAAATCTCAAGGGGGAAAGCGCAATCTGACAATTCATCAATCGCGGAACAATTGAGATTTTCCAGAAAATCGAACGAGAAGATTTCCAGAATGCATCTCGACCAGAAAAAATGCGACCAGATTGAGGATAAAGCGACCATGGAAAAGTTGAAAGAGGAGGATTCTAAAATTCGAGACCACTCGAATGATATGGGATCTTCGCGCGACGATAGCATTGTCGAGGAGTCGATCGACACGATGGAGAATGGCAGTGAAATTATTTCGGAACTTTCCCACGCCGAGAAAAACTCTACAGCTAAAATTGAAGATTACAAAGGCTCTAAAGATCTAACACATGAAAACATttccataataatttcaaacagCTCGAAAGGTCTAATGACTGAAAATGGGTATGTAAACGACACCTTCGAGGATATTTCCAGCTCAACAATTCGATCGCAGTGGGAGGAAatgattaatgaaaaaaatgaagtgGTTGATGGAGTGAAGTCTAGGGtgaagaaaatcaatatttcagAATATGGGTCTTATCAGGACAATGCTAAGAAACACag AGACGGATCAATTATCGCACTTAATGTGACGCCAAAACTAAGTTTAATCAAGATTGATTCAGGATCATCGAACTACGTCAGTGAAAGCATCATCACGAATCTAAATGACGTGACTGTACATTCGATGAAATTGTGCCAATCTTTCGACTCAAGGAACCAAAAAAGACATTATCAGCATCGAAAGGCATTGTTTCGAAACGAGAATGTTTCAAACG TCGTAAATTTCAATAAGAACACATCGGATTCTTCGGAGTCGTCGACCGACGACGTGACGAAGatgaatgagaaaaaaaaatcttcagGGATGACTACTGTCCGGCAAGAAAGCGGCCGGAATGAGTACGGGGGAGCATCGAACAGAGCGAGAGAACGTGCAGTGATAGATGTTACCGAATTGCCGGTAGCGAATGACAAGAACTGGATTGAGTCGGTAAAATCTAATTTGTCGTTAGAGGATAACGGGAAGAAAAGGCAAGAGGTTTCCGAAAAGAGCTTGAATCAAGAAATTTCACAGGACGTCGAATATATACTGAGAAAATCGCACAAAAACCTGGCCAAGAAACACACAAACTCGAAAACCGCGACGGAAGTGTCGGAAAGCTCCTACGATAATAAAACCGTGTTCGAACTCCACAATGCACTGAAAACAAGAAAAGTGACGAGAAGAGAAGAAAACGAAAGTTGCCGTTgttcgaaagaaaaaaacaaagtg tctaattataattgtcaTAAACATAATactaagaggaagaagaaaggaGTGAGAACAACGAATTCAAAGTCAATCGAAACTCGCAATGGCAAGGAAAGTTGTAAGGAAGACAAAGCTTTGAACTTTAATGGGAAACAAACACGCGGACTTCAAAAGCGGATTGTCGAACTGAGATTGCAAGAAGAACGGGAAGACCTCCAAAAGTATCTACACAAATTGAAGGACTTAAGACTAGAATCGGGCTCTACTCGGAGCTATTTCAAACCTTTGGAATTCCCAAAGCTCGCAGAATTTACGCAGCCTg aCTTAAACAACTTGGAGTCGAAGCCGAACGATCAGTATCGTGAGAGAGTTTTGGCGATTAGGCGTTGGTTGAAAGATCAATATGTCTTGTATCGTGACTACTGTACTATGGCGCAAGCGATCAATGCCCACTACGTTCCCACAACGTTGGACGATGCCAAAAAGGTTGGGAGCTTTCTTTTCTGTTCGATGTCATTTGTCATCATATATAAGAACATTACTAAGCAACTTTGCTAG